One stretch of Musicola paradisiaca NCPPB 2511 DNA includes these proteins:
- a CDS encoding M20 peptidase aminoacylase family protein, which translates to MKVHTQHEPLAQYIQAFRHELHQHPELSNQEFETTRKIRAELEKEGIRILDLPLKTGLVAEVGGLQDGPLVVVRSDIDALPIEEESGVEFSSKNPGVMHACGHDFHSSAALGAAILLKRAEAELKGTVRILFQAAEETGLGAPEVIAAGALDGATAIFGIHNDPTLPVGVIGGKDGALTAGVDRFEINIAAKGCHAAKPHEGNDPIIIIGQLITAVQTIVSRNVPSDNNAVVSITQVHSGSTWNVIPDTAYVEGTVRTFSQEARDLIERRFRQVVAGIASTFGAEIEFIWHAGPPSVVNTPRWVEFALQVAGDEGFDARRVEASPIGEDFAFYQQKLPGTFMMVGSGGPYALHHPKFRVDDQALFPTAHYLYQLAKLSLEQLSAH; encoded by the coding sequence ATGAAAGTGCACACGCAGCATGAGCCGTTGGCACAGTATATTCAGGCGTTCCGGCACGAACTGCATCAGCACCCGGAGCTGTCCAATCAGGAATTTGAAACCACGCGGAAGATTCGCGCTGAACTGGAGAAAGAAGGCATCCGCATTTTGGATCTGCCGTTGAAAACCGGTCTGGTGGCGGAGGTGGGTGGTTTGCAGGATGGCCCATTGGTGGTGGTGCGCTCCGATATTGACGCACTGCCGATTGAAGAAGAGTCCGGTGTCGAATTCAGTTCGAAAAACCCCGGCGTGATGCATGCCTGCGGGCATGATTTTCACTCCTCTGCCGCGCTGGGCGCCGCGATTTTACTTAAACGCGCGGAAGCGGAATTGAAAGGCACAGTGCGGATTTTGTTTCAGGCGGCGGAAGAAACCGGTCTCGGCGCACCGGAAGTGATTGCGGCCGGTGCGTTGGACGGCGCAACCGCCATTTTCGGTATCCACAACGATCCGACGCTGCCGGTCGGCGTCATCGGTGGTAAAGACGGTGCGCTGACGGCGGGAGTCGACCGCTTTGAAATCAACATTGCCGCCAAAGGCTGTCACGCCGCCAAGCCGCATGAAGGTAATGATCCGATCATCATCATCGGCCAACTGATTACCGCGGTGCAGACCATCGTCAGCCGCAACGTACCCTCGGATAACAACGCGGTGGTATCCATCACCCAGGTGCACAGCGGCAGTACCTGGAACGTCATCCCGGATACCGCCTATGTGGAAGGCACGGTGCGTACCTTCAGCCAGGAGGCGCGCGATCTGATTGAGCGGCGTTTTCGCCAGGTGGTGGCCGGCATCGCCAGTACCTTCGGCGCAGAAATCGAATTCATCTGGCACGCCGGCCCGCCATCGGTGGTGAATACGCCGCGTTGGGTGGAGTTTGCATTGCAGGTTGCCGGCGACGAGGGTTTTGACGCGCGTCGGGTGGAGGCCAGCCCGATTGGCGAGGACTTCGCTTTCTACCAGCAGAAACTGCCGGGTACCTTTATGATGGTCGGCTCCGGCGGCCCGTATGCGCTGCATCACCCCAAATTCCGGGTGGATGACCAGGCGCTGTTCCCCACTGCGCACTATCTGTATCAACTGGCGAAGCTATCGCTGGAGCAACTGTCGGCGCACTGA
- the idnD gene encoding L-idonate 5-dehydrogenase yields MVESTQSCVVEGKKKVNVIHQECHYQGSGTLVKITRGGICGSDLHYYHEGKVGNYEVKQPMVLGHEVIGVIEQSDNKELRYQQKVAINPSKPCGHCKYCLAHEENQCVSMRFFGSAMYFPHVNGGFTQYKVVDTAQCIPFDNQADDRVMVFAEPLAVAIHAVNQAGDIKGKRVFVSGVGPIGCLVVAAAKAMGAAEIVCADVSERSLALASTMGATQTVHAQSGDFSDYLRDKGYFDISFEVSGHPQSIVRCLEVTRAKGVQVQVGMGGAVPDFPMMMLIAKEIKLVGTFRFTEEFATAVHWLNDHIIDPLPLLSAEFTFTDLEEALLFASDKSKAAKVQLVF; encoded by the coding sequence ATGGTCGAAAGTACGCAATCCTGTGTGGTGGAAGGAAAGAAAAAAGTTAATGTCATTCATCAGGAGTGTCATTATCAAGGCAGCGGAACGCTGGTTAAAATAACCCGCGGCGGTATTTGCGGCTCGGATCTTCATTATTATCACGAAGGGAAAGTGGGTAATTATGAAGTCAAACAACCCATGGTTTTAGGCCATGAGGTTATTGGTGTTATTGAGCAGAGTGATAATAAAGAATTACGTTATCAGCAAAAGGTCGCGATTAATCCCAGCAAGCCCTGCGGTCATTGTAAATATTGTCTCGCTCACGAAGAAAATCAGTGCGTATCGATGCGCTTTTTCGGCAGCGCTATGTATTTTCCGCATGTTAACGGTGGTTTTACTCAATATAAAGTTGTCGATACGGCACAGTGTATTCCTTTTGACAATCAGGCTGACGATCGCGTGATGGTATTTGCCGAACCATTGGCTGTGGCAATTCATGCCGTCAATCAGGCCGGCGATATTAAAGGAAAACGGGTGTTTGTGTCCGGTGTCGGGCCTATTGGTTGTCTGGTGGTCGCAGCCGCGAAAGCGATGGGCGCGGCTGAAATTGTCTGTGCCGACGTTAGTGAACGTTCTCTGGCCCTGGCATCTACCATGGGCGCCACCCAAACGGTGCATGCCCAATCGGGCGATTTCTCGGATTATCTGCGGGATAAAGGTTATTTTGATATTTCGTTCGAAGTCTCCGGCCATCCCCAATCGATTGTGCGCTGTCTGGAAGTGACCCGTGCCAAAGGCGTTCAGGTTCAGGTCGGTATGGGTGGCGCGGTTCCTGATTTTCCAATGATGATGTTGATCGCCAAGGAAATTAAGCTGGTTGGCACATTCCGCTTTACGGAAGAGTTCGCGACGGCGGTGCACTGGCTGAACGACCATATTATCGATCCATTGCCGCTGCTGAGTGCGGAATTTACGTTTACCGATCTCGAAGAGGCACTGTTATTCGCTTCGGATAAATCAAAAGCAGCAAAAGTACAGTTGGTCTTCTGA
- a CDS encoding amino acid ABC transporter permease, translated as MNIDFSYLLKVFPQVLMYLPTTALLAIVSMAFAIVLGLILALIRESRLLVVAKLVELYISLFRGIPSLVQLFIIYFGLPQLFPALNGLSAMAAAIIGFSLKNSAYMAEIFRAALASVDFGQTEAGLSVGMSRVQIYRRIVLPQAMLNALPATGNTFISLIKDTSVAFALGVSELFAEGKMIAAESLRFFETFLVVGLIYWLVIIAYSWFQTRLEKKLSHSRQR; from the coding sequence ATGAATATCGATTTTTCCTACCTGCTGAAGGTATTTCCCCAGGTCTTAATGTATTTGCCGACCACGGCGTTGCTGGCGATCGTTTCGATGGCGTTCGCCATTGTACTGGGGTTGATTTTGGCGCTGATCCGCGAAAGTCGGTTACTGGTGGTGGCGAAACTGGTGGAGTTGTATATCTCCTTGTTCCGCGGCATTCCCTCGTTGGTGCAACTGTTCATCATCTATTTCGGCCTGCCTCAGCTGTTTCCGGCGCTGAATGGCCTGTCGGCGATGGCGGCGGCGATTATCGGTTTTAGCCTGAAGAACTCTGCCTATATGGCAGAAATTTTTCGCGCCGCGCTGGCGTCGGTGGATTTCGGGCAGACTGAGGCCGGATTATCCGTAGGGATGAGCCGGGTACAAATTTACCGCCGTATTGTGTTGCCGCAGGCGATGCTTAATGCATTGCCCGCAACCGGCAACACGTTTATTTCACTGATTAAGGACACATCGGTGGCGTTTGCGCTGGGTGTTTCCGAGCTGTTTGCCGAAGGCAAGATGATTGCTGCGGAATCGCTACGCTTTTTTGAAACCTTCCTGGTCGTGGGGCTGATTTACTGGTTGGTGATTATCGCCTATTCCTGGTTCCAGACCCGACTGGAGAAGAAACTGAGCCATTCCCGGCAGCGTTAA
- the idnO gene encoding gluconate 5-dehydrogenase: MKNIFSLENKKVLITGSAQGIGFLLAKGLAEQGAEIIVNDITAERAEHAVAQLTAQGYRAYAAPFDVTRCQEVNEAIDGIEKNIGAIDVLINNAGIQRRHPFTEFPENEWNDVIAVNQSAVFFVSQAVARNMVERRAGKIVNICSMQSELGRDTITPYAASKGAVKMLTRGMCVELARYNIQVNGIAPGYFKTEMTKALVENQEFTAWLTKRTPAARWGNPEELIGAAVFLSSGASNFVNGHLLFVDGGMLVAV, encoded by the coding sequence ATGAAAAATATATTTTCACTGGAAAATAAAAAAGTTTTGATTACCGGATCGGCCCAGGGTATTGGTTTCCTTTTGGCTAAAGGATTGGCGGAACAGGGTGCTGAGATTATCGTTAATGATATTACCGCCGAGCGTGCGGAACATGCCGTTGCGCAATTAACGGCGCAAGGGTATCGCGCTTACGCCGCACCGTTTGACGTTACCCGCTGCCAGGAAGTGAATGAAGCCATTGACGGAATAGAAAAAAATATTGGCGCAATAGATGTACTGATTAATAACGCGGGTATTCAGCGCCGCCATCCTTTTACTGAATTTCCGGAAAATGAGTGGAATGATGTGATTGCGGTGAATCAGTCCGCCGTCTTTTTTGTTTCGCAGGCGGTGGCCCGTAACATGGTGGAGCGCCGTGCCGGAAAAATCGTCAATATTTGCTCCATGCAAAGTGAATTGGGTCGAGACACCATTACGCCGTATGCCGCATCGAAAGGGGCGGTAAAAATGCTGACGCGCGGAATGTGTGTGGAACTGGCGCGTTACAATATTCAGGTGAATGGTATTGCTCCGGGTTATTTCAAAACAGAAATGACCAAGGCGTTGGTGGAAAATCAGGAATTCACCGCATGGCTGACGAAGCGCACACCCGCAGCCCGTTGGGGCAATCCTGAGGAGTTAATCGGCGCGGCGGTTTTCCTGTCATCCGGCGCATCCAACTTTGTAAACGGGCATTTATTGTTCGTCGACGGCGGTATGTTGGTCGCGGTTTAA
- a CDS encoding amino acid ABC transporter ATP-binding protein has protein sequence MISVRNLTKRFGEQVVLNDISLDIEEGEVVAIIGPSGSGKSTLLRCLNLLEKPEAGTITIGDQTLDTRHYTTKAEYALRRQTAMVFQNYNLFKNKTALENITEALIVVKKIPKKHAEEIGLVLLEQVGLLPQANQYPITLSGGQQQRVSIARALAVDPKAILFDEPTSALDPERVHEVLQVIQKLAANTTTMVIVTHEMQFAREVADRVIFMADGHIVEQGPAEKVIRFSDNPQTRRFLRQLTNIEEPSEFDI, from the coding sequence ATGATTAGCGTAAGAAACCTGACTAAGCGGTTCGGTGAGCAGGTCGTGCTGAACGACATCAGCCTGGACATCGAAGAAGGTGAAGTCGTCGCCATTATCGGCCCTTCCGGTTCCGGTAAATCGACGTTACTGCGTTGTCTGAACCTACTGGAAAAGCCGGAGGCGGGCACTATTACTATCGGCGACCAGACGCTGGATACCCGTCATTACACCACCAAAGCCGAGTATGCACTGCGTCGACAGACGGCGATGGTGTTTCAGAATTACAACCTGTTCAAGAATAAAACCGCGCTGGAAAACATCACCGAAGCCCTGATCGTGGTGAAAAAAATACCGAAAAAGCACGCGGAGGAGATTGGTCTGGTGCTGCTGGAGCAGGTAGGCCTGTTGCCGCAAGCGAATCAGTACCCGATCACGCTGTCCGGCGGGCAACAGCAGCGCGTCAGTATCGCACGGGCATTGGCGGTGGATCCGAAGGCGATTCTGTTCGATGAACCCACTTCTGCACTGGATCCAGAGCGTGTTCATGAAGTGTTGCAAGTGATTCAGAAACTGGCGGCCAACACCACCACCATGGTGATTGTGACGCATGAAATGCAGTTTGCCAGAGAAGTGGCGGATCGGGTTATCTTTATGGCGGATGGGCATATCGTGGAGCAAGGGCCGGCAGAGAAGGTGATCCGCTTCTCCGACAATCCGCAGACCCGCCGTTTTCTGCGCCAGCTTACAAATATAGAAGAACCGTCAGAGTTTGATATCTGA